A window from Alkalicoccobacillus plakortidis encodes these proteins:
- a CDS encoding carbohydrate ABC transporter permease — METVKSTAQKLTLDEKKRIRKKSWKESLTAYLVISPWLIGFFGLVIGPMIYSFYLSFTNYNMLTAPVWTGISNYVKLFTNDPRFIQSLKATFTFVIIAVPLKLAFSLFLAMIFNAGKKGSGLFTTIYYVPSIIGGSVAIAVVWRQLFGRNGAVNSMLDSLGLSTISFFGDPNASMSILVLLVVWQFGAPMIIFLAGLRQIPKDLYEAASVDGANRVRQFFKITLPMLTPIIFFNLIMEMIGGFMTFTQAFLVTGGGPRDATLFYAVYLYEVAFEFLNMGYASAMAWVLLVIIGVFTLIIFKTSSLWVHYDSDGGN, encoded by the coding sequence AAAGAAAAGCTGGAAAGAAAGTTTAACTGCTTATCTTGTGATATCTCCTTGGCTAATTGGTTTCTTTGGCTTAGTTATAGGACCCATGATCTATTCATTTTATTTATCCTTCACAAATTACAATATGCTAACAGCGCCTGTTTGGACTGGTATTAGTAACTATGTAAAGCTGTTTACAAATGATCCGAGGTTTATTCAATCCCTGAAGGCAACCTTTACATTTGTCATTATCGCCGTACCTTTAAAGCTTGCCTTTTCCTTATTTCTTGCGATGATTTTTAATGCTGGTAAAAAGGGCTCTGGACTCTTTACAACCATTTATTATGTTCCATCTATAATCGGAGGAAGTGTTGCGATTGCGGTGGTATGGAGACAGTTATTTGGTCGGAACGGGGCAGTTAATTCGATGCTAGACTCCTTAGGGTTAAGTACGATCAGTTTTTTTGGAGACCCCAATGCATCGATGTCTATTCTAGTTTTACTTGTTGTTTGGCAATTTGGAGCGCCGATGATTATCTTTTTAGCTGGCTTAAGACAGATCCCAAAAGACTTGTATGAAGCGGCTAGTGTTGATGGTGCAAATCGAGTCAGACAATTTTTCAAAATAACCTTACCGATGCTTACACCGATCATCTTTTTTAACCTTATCATGGAAATGATAGGAGGATTCATGACATTTACACAGGCTTTCCTAGTCACTGGAGGAGGCCCAAGAGACGCAACATTGTTTTATGCTGTGTATTTGTACGAAGTTGCTTTTGAGTTCTTAAATATGGGTTACGCATCAGCAATGGCTTGGGTGCTTCTTGTCATAATCGGAGTGTTCACACTGATTATCTTCAAAACATCTAGTCTATGGGTACACTATGATTCGGATGGAGGGAACTAA
- a CDS encoding carbohydrate ABC transporter permease: MNKPTKLSNSIYYIFVIGFSFLMLYPILWMFGSSLKPETEIFANAISLIPIEVDWLNYPEGWAGFGGIGFDVYFRNSLFVTGSVVVGAILSSSIVAYGFARLRFRFKKILFACLISTVMLPMQITLIPQYILFQQFNWVNTFYPLIVPAFLGGTPFFIFLLIQFIRGIPKELDEAAIIDGCSTFGVFWRIILPLLKPALVTVAIFAFMWSWDDFLSPLIYLNSSEIHTISLGLRNFMDAEAGTSWGPLLAMSSLSLLPQLILFMFFQRYLVEGIATTGLK; encoded by the coding sequence ATGAACAAACCAACCAAATTATCTAACTCTATCTATTATATATTTGTCATCGGTTTTAGTTTTCTTATGTTGTACCCAATTCTGTGGATGTTTGGAAGCTCGCTTAAACCAGAGACGGAGATTTTTGCAAACGCAATCTCTTTAATTCCAATAGAGGTGGATTGGCTTAATTATCCTGAGGGATGGGCAGGATTTGGAGGAATAGGTTTTGATGTTTATTTTAGAAACTCATTATTTGTAACGGGTAGTGTTGTTGTAGGAGCCATACTATCATCTAGTATTGTAGCGTATGGATTTGCGAGATTACGCTTTAGATTCAAAAAAATACTATTTGCCTGCCTAATCTCAACAGTGATGTTACCAATGCAGATCACCCTCATTCCGCAATACATCTTGTTCCAGCAGTTTAATTGGGTAAATACATTTTATCCTCTAATTGTGCCTGCTTTTCTTGGTGGAACACCGTTTTTTATCTTTCTGTTGATCCAGTTTATTAGAGGTATTCCTAAAGAATTAGATGAGGCAGCGATTATTGATGGTTGCTCAACTTTCGGCGTGTTTTGGCGTATCATTCTACCGTTGCTTAAGCCAGCGCTTGTAACAGTTGCGATCTTTGCTTTTATGTGGTCATGGGATGATTTTCTTTCTCCTCTTATCTATTTGAATAGCTCTGAAATTCATACGATTTCATTAGGGTTAAGAAACTTTATGGATGCAGAAGCTGGTACGTCATGGGGACCATTGCTTGCTATGTCGTCATTGTCCTTATTACCACAGCTGATTCTATTCATGTTTTTCCAACGATATTTAGTAGAAGGTATTGCAACAACTGGTCTTAAATAA
- a CDS encoding sensor histidine kinase, producing MDVFKKYKIRQIFFSSFFTFVLLLLLTIIVVTYQLTTRENTQTIIKHQEEKLNILSSELSSELGSFQETSIGMSRQKAFQDLITQAKEAEMNELPASSRQRTLVDLDFSNIVYSVPGLQSVSVYMDNPPVNSQHPVQYHEIEEFRSSNWAMKLADVTGGWLGEREVSLLFNTDEVISYGRNVYSTRGDLEAVLILNIHTQFIRDWLHQKGEGSSLFILDGDASFLSNHNVDDVSTELSSFLQQSAQRLQEQRGVSEQATITNGDLVVSSAVPSSDWTIIEVTPKEVITAGSKSISIWLSCIGILSILLLTAVTLFLTKKFTEPIIQLKNVMQKYPHTRVTEELPTDYQNEIGLLYNGYRELVKRSDSLHASVIEQTKRQRIAEIKALQANINPHFLYNTLDQLNWRAIERGDDDMSKMLELLGNMLRIGLSKGDNIISVSRELEYLVNYVELQKINSDNRLTYEITSEGDMNNYFIPKLTLQPFVENAVIHGFSGMNTCSIHIIITEQDQTLTIEIIDNGSGFPEQDLEHPKFETGGYGIKNVRERLDVYFGTEASVQLTENQFGGVTVQLVIPKVNAEYFHLQDQDE from the coding sequence ATGGACGTGTTTAAAAAATATAAAATTAGACAGATCTTTTTTAGTAGTTTTTTTACATTTGTCTTGTTGCTACTTTTAACGATTATTGTTGTGACCTATCAACTAACAACAAGGGAAAATACTCAAACAATTATTAAGCATCAAGAAGAGAAGTTAAATATATTAAGCAGTGAATTAAGTAGTGAGTTAGGTAGCTTTCAAGAAACTTCAATCGGTATGTCGAGACAGAAGGCTTTTCAAGACCTTATTACTCAGGCAAAGGAAGCAGAAATGAATGAGTTACCTGCGTCCTCTCGTCAACGAACATTAGTGGATCTGGATTTTTCAAATATTGTTTATAGTGTTCCAGGGTTGCAATCTGTATCTGTATACATGGACAATCCCCCTGTTAATTCGCAGCATCCTGTTCAATATCATGAAATAGAAGAGTTTCGTTCTTCAAATTGGGCTATGAAGCTTGCTGATGTAACTGGAGGCTGGTTAGGAGAGAGGGAAGTAAGCTTATTGTTTAACACGGACGAGGTCATTAGTTATGGGAGAAATGTGTATTCAACAAGGGGAGACCTTGAAGCTGTATTAATTCTAAATATACACACCCAATTCATTCGAGACTGGCTTCATCAAAAAGGAGAAGGATCTAGCTTATTCATTTTAGATGGCGATGCCTCTTTTCTCTCAAACCACAATGTAGATGACGTCTCAACTGAATTAAGCTCTTTTTTGCAGCAATCGGCACAGAGATTACAGGAACAAAGAGGTGTATCGGAACAGGCAACGATTACCAATGGGGATCTAGTTGTCTCTAGTGCTGTGCCATCCTCTGATTGGACAATTATAGAAGTAACGCCAAAGGAAGTAATAACAGCAGGAAGTAAGTCAATTTCAATCTGGCTTTCATGTATAGGGATCCTGTCAATTTTACTATTAACAGCTGTGACATTATTCTTAACAAAAAAATTCACTGAACCTATTATTCAATTAAAAAATGTCATGCAGAAGTATCCGCACACTAGAGTAACTGAAGAATTACCAACGGACTATCAGAACGAGATTGGTCTTCTATATAATGGATATAGAGAGCTTGTAAAAAGGAGCGATTCATTACATGCCTCTGTTATTGAACAAACAAAAAGACAGAGGATTGCTGAGATCAAAGCACTACAAGCGAATATTAACCCACACTTTCTCTACAACACACTTGATCAATTAAACTGGAGAGCAATAGAACGTGGCGATGATGATATGAGCAAAATGCTCGAGCTGTTAGGCAATATGCTTCGAATTGGATTATCAAAAGGAGATAATATCATTTCTGTATCGCGCGAGTTAGAATACTTAGTTAACTATGTAGAGCTTCAAAAGATTAACAGTGACAATCGGTTAACCTATGAAATAACGAGTGAAGGAGATATGAATAACTATTTTATCCCGAAGTTGACACTTCAGCCATTTGTTGAAAATGCAGTCATCCATGGTTTTTCGGGAATGAATACTTGCTCCATTCACATCATCATTACTGAACAAGATCAAACTCTTACGATTGAAATTATTGATAACGGCAGCGGGTTTCCTGAGCAAGACCTAGAACACCCTAAATTTGAGACAGGTGGTTATGGTATTAAAAATGTTAGAGAGCGACTTGATGTCTATTTTGGAACGGAAGCAAGTGTCCAACTAACTGAGAACCAATTTGGTGGTGTGACCGTTCAATTAGTAATTCCAAAAGTGAATGCCGAATACTTTCATTTGCAAGACCAGGATGAGTAA
- a CDS encoding DUF624 domain-containing protein, translating into MLGLGLFGWAPASAAAYSVMKKSFLGAGLTGTRTASLFKEFKASYKKEFVHANLFGWTIALGLLSLVISGRAMILMEAGILPRMLLLTIVFLFVSISLLAFPLKAYMDLPSLQAVRYALLLGVANLHYVLLLCILLSLITYLYFLFPGLLLFYGVSLPAALIMQFALRIFTKAGLAASYQTV; encoded by the coding sequence TTGCTTGGACTAGGACTATTTGGTTGGGCTCCAGCTTCAGCTGCTGCTTATTCTGTCATGAAAAAGTCCTTTTTAGGGGCAGGACTGACTGGGACCCGTACAGCTTCTCTATTTAAGGAGTTTAAAGCTAGTTATAAAAAAGAGTTTGTACATGCTAATCTCTTTGGTTGGACCATCGCATTGGGTTTACTTTCACTAGTCATTAGTGGTCGTGCAATGATATTAATGGAGGCCGGTATACTGCCACGAATGCTTCTGTTAACGATTGTCTTTCTATTTGTATCTATTTCACTATTAGCATTTCCATTAAAAGCTTATATGGATCTGCCTTCTCTTCAAGCAGTTAGATATGCACTTCTTCTTGGTGTAGCCAATTTGCATTATGTTTTACTGTTATGCATCTTGCTAAGCTTGATTACGTATCTATACTTTTTATTCCCTGGTTTACTACTCTTTTATGGGGTCAGTTTACCTGCTGCGCTTATCATGCAGTTTGCTTTACGTATTTTCACAAAGGCGGGTCTTGCCGCTAGTTATCAAACAGTATAA